AATGCCACTTCAAACACATTAGGCTACTATTAAGGGGAGGACCGGGAATTTAGAAACTACCATTAaaaatacctaaccctaacttaaaCCGTAACTAACCATAACCTATATGATCTGACCTAAAGCCTTAACATAACTTAACCCTAAATCTTAACCCTTACCTATAATTACTAATTTTAATCCTAgtcctaattctaaccctaaatttAAACCACGTCAAATAAAGCCTATTTTCAAAGAGAGGACCGGTGAAATGTCCTCACTACACACGTTATACCAACAGGaacacacaccgcacacacacgcgcacacacacacacgtaggatacacacagagagattcATATCCATTCGTTTACATTGACATTTGACTTTATTTAAATCAGTAAGCATAacaatttaaattgaattgtacATTCTTAGAAAAGTTAGCTAATGGCTACCACATTCTTCGAAATGTCACAGGCACAAAGATTTAAGATGAACTCTCATTTCGGATACATAAAGTAGCGCAGTAGATGCAATTGACAAAACATAAGGAAATCTCGCCCTCTTGAGGACGGTGGTAattcttcacacacacacagtgacgtCACAACTGCCGTCTATTACACGGCAGTAGCCTATCAAATTGATTAAAAACCTCACCTGCTATACCGTCTTTACAACGTTCACAGCGCGATCGACATCGACTGATCCCCCGAAAGACAACCGCACAGCTGTAGAGACGGTTAGTTACCCTTTTCAAGTTTTCAATAGTTAATAGCTTAATCTGGAGATGTTTATATTAATTTTAGACAACATGTTAGAGGTTTACAATGCCAGACGATACTGCAAGATTTGTAGTTAACCATTTATTTTCACCATACAGGTGTTTTCATTGCTTGCCTGCATTTGTGTACAGCATGCCTCACACAGGTAAGCAGGTGGTCATCCCTCCAGAACTTCCCGACATCCTGAAGCAGTTCACCAAGGATGCCATCCGAACACAACCTGAAAACCTTCTGGAATGGGCCACACTGTGAGCTGGATGAGGTTACCCTTAGACATGCACTGTGGCTCAAATGGCAGGACAccatgaagggaatagggtagcATTTGTGACACACTTGATCTAAGATGAATTTAGTAGTCTCTCAGAGGTCAACGATGAAGTGAGCCCAATTGAAGATTAGCCGACATGGACCATATTAAAGCTGGgtagtatgtgtctgtctgttgtaggTATTTCAGTGCTATGGTCCAGGGACAGCCCTTACCGGTGAAAAAGACCGAAGACAATGAGGTGACCCCCAACACTGTGGACCTCACACCTGAGATACTAGCCACTATGCACAACAAGTGAGGAGgtgcgcacgtgcacacacactacatagACACCTACACATCGGACGTGAACACACAAAACGTAAACTCTTTTCCCTGTGTCCCTACGTACTCCCCCCCCATCCCTTCTCTTCTAGCTTCATGGGAAAGACACGGTCACTAAGGAGGAGGTGAGACAGCTGTGGGCGTCGTTGGGATTGGCTGACGACCTACTTAGTCATATCATGAAAGTGGGCGGCTTCGAAGACAATCTCGCCTGGGTCAAATTCTTCGCGCTGGGCTGCAGCTACCTGGGAGGGGTGCGTACAATAACATTTCCCCGGCATGCTGGCAGACACTTCACTGACAACAGCCAGTGATCAAACCACTTAGCAGATATTATCCAATGACCCTCGTGCTCCTGTTATCTTGGTGACCACCAATGTCTCTCTGGCAGACGATCAAGAATGCCCTGACCCATGCGCTGTACATCCTGAACTCAGACAGCGCATGTAAGCCACCCGACGCCTGCATCTCCTTCCAGGATTTCCGGTTCCTTTATAGCTACCTGGCTGCCGTGGATAGAGAGGTGTCCCAGGCCCAAATGGAGCAGGCCCTCGCCTACCTTGAGACACAGGCGTGAGTCACTTCATGCTTGCAGAACAACTACATAGACGTAACTCACATTACAAACAACAGACCTTAAGCTGGGTAGCGCACCATAGACAGCctcacaaaatgtgattattttctttgtctATCTGCATGACGGTCTGTATGCCTGTCttttgtcttgtctgtctcGCAGAAATGCGAAAGGTGGGCTGGTGAAAGTGTCAGACTTTGTCAACAGTCGTAAAGTGCGTTTGGGATAGGAGCACCGGCACTCTCCAGCACTCAACCCTCTCTCCCACAACCAACCAATTCACAACCCTCCCGGTCTGTTGAGCAACACTCCCGAATCTTCTAATAAAGATTGTGccatagaaaaaaatacaatggtGTTGCATATAGGTACCTCATTGGTCAGAGCATCAGGTCAGTAAACAAAAGGTTACCATAccccataccatcttcttccgcttatccggggccgggtcgcgggggcagaagtctaagcagggatgcccagacttccctctccccagacacttcctccagctcttccggggggacaccgaggcgttcccaggccagccgggagacatagtccctcc
The nucleotide sequence above comes from Esox lucius isolate fEsoLuc1 unplaced genomic scaffold, fEsoLuc1.pri scaffold_65_arrow_ctg1, whole genome shotgun sequence. Encoded proteins:
- the LOC117594232 gene encoding ropporin-1-like isoform X1, which translates into the protein MPHTGKQVVIPPELPDILKQFTKDAIRTQPENLLEWATLYFSAMVQGQPLPVKKTEDNELHGKDTVTKEEVRQLWASLGLADDLLSHIMKVGGFEDNLAWVKFFALGCSYLGGTIKNALTHALYILNSDSACKPPDACISFQDFRFLYSYLAAVDREVSQAQMEQALAYLETQANAKGGLVKVSDFVNSRKVRLG
- the LOC117594232 gene encoding ropporin-1-like protein isoform X2; protein product: MPSEHNLKTFWNGPHCELDEVTLRHALWLKWQDTMKGIGYFSAMVQGQPLPVKKTEDNELHGKDTVTKEEVRQLWASLGLADDLLSHIMKVGGFEDNLAWVKFFALGCSYLGGTIKNALTHALYILNSDSACKPPDACISFQDFRFLYSYLAAVDREVSQAQMEQALAYLETQANAKGGLVKVSDFVNSRKVRLG